A stretch of DNA from Tsuneonella amylolytica:
GTTCTTCCCGCATCCAGACCTGAACCCAGCCGAAAGCTGGTTCAGCTGTTGTCTTCGGCTTGATGACGTGGCCGCGTTTTACTCGGTCTGTTTAGACGCTGGAGTGCCAGAGCAATGTTGGGGTCACCCCCGGGCTCAGCCCCCGCAGCAGGAAGATGGCGGTCTCCTGATCGGAGCCCTGATCGATCCAGACGGAACCCTCATTCGCCTTATTCAAAACTGATTGCCGCGCCGGCTTTCAAGGTCACCAGAAATCGACGAGCGCATTGATTGTCAGCGGGGTCACACCCCAGTGGACAGCCTTTGATCCTCTTGGGGAACCCGTACCAACTATAGCATCGTTCCTCTCTTGAGGAGCGCGCAAATGCAATACGATTTGATCATCATCGGCACGGGCACGGCGGCAATGGTCGCAGCGATGCGGGTGCGCGATGCAGGTTGGGCGGTTGCTGTAATCGACGAGAAGCCGTTTGGCGGCACTTGCGCCTTGCGCGGTTGCGACCCCAAGAAGATGCTCGTCTCGGGCGCAGAGGTCATCGATGCGGAGCGCCGGATGAGCGGACACGGCGTCGACGGTGATTTGCGGATCGACTGGCCGGAATTGATCGGTTTCAAGCGCACCTTCACCGATCCCGTGCCGGAGAAGCACGAGCACCGCTACCGCGATAAGGGCATCGACACTTTTCACGGTGCGGCCAAGTTCACCGGCCCGAACTCCCTCAAGGTCGATGCAGCAGAGCTAAGCGGCCGTCATGTTCTGATTGCCTCGGGCGCCGCACCCGTGCCGCTCGGTATCCCGGGCGAGGACCATCTGGTCGATAATGAGTTCTTCCTGGCCATGGAGCAACTGCCACGGCGGATCGTCCTGGTCGGCGGCGGCTACATTGCAGCGGAGTTTTCCCACATTGCCGCACGCGCTGGCGCCAAGGTGACGGTGGTCCAGCGCAGTCCGCGCATGCTGACGCACTTCGAGCCGGAGCTCGTCGGCTGGCTGACGGAGTCGTTCGACAGTATCGGGGTGCAAGTCCTGACCGATACGACCGTCGTTGCGATCGAGCGCAAAGACAGCGGATTTGTCGTGCATGGCGAAAGGGGTGACGACAGGATCGCCGTGGAGGCCGACCTGGTCGTTCACGCCGCCGGCCGCGCCCCTGCACTCGACCGTCTGAACCTCGAAGTCGCCGATGTTGCTGTCGCTCAAGGTCGGCTCAAACTCAACGAGTACCTGCAAAGCGTGACAAACCCGGCAGTATATGCGGCCGGCGATGCTGCCCAGCAGGGACCGCCGCTGACGCCTGTTTCGAGCCATGATGCGAAGGTGGTCGCGGGCAACCTGCTCGAAGGCAACCAGCGAACGCCGGACTATCGGGGCGTGCCGAGTGTCGCCTTTACGCTTCCGCCGATTGCAGCTGTGGGCATGGGCGAGGACGAGGCGCGCAGATCGGGAGCGCAATTCCGGTTGAAATGCGAGCGCGCTTCGCGCTGGTACACGGCGAGGCGGCTTGCCGAGCCGGTTTACGGATACAAGACGCTGGTCGAGGAAGGCACGGGTCGAATTCTGGGTGCGCACCTCGTCGGTCCTCACGCGGACGAGGTCATCAACATCTTCGCCCTGGCTATCCGGCACAATCTCACCGCCGATGATCTGAAGAGCACCATGTTTGCTTATCCTACCGGGGCATCGGACGTAGGCTACATGCTCTAGGGGGCAACGCCGTCCAGCATGTCGATGACCGGACAGTCGGGCACGTGCCCACCCGAACAGCGCTCGACCGTCGAGGCGAGCAGTCGCTCCAGTCGCTCGAGGTCCGCCATTTTGCGCCTGACCTGGTCCAGATGATGAACCGCGATTTCGCGAACTTCGTCGCAGCACGCCTCTTCGGGGCCGCCCAGTTCAAGGATGGCGCGCACTTCGCCAGGCGTGAAGCCAAGCTCCCTCGCCCGCTTTATAAAGCTCAGGGCCCTGACATGCTGGTCGGTAAAGACCCTGTGGCCGCCTTCGGTTCGATCGGGCTCGGCGAGCAGGCCAACTTTTTCGAAGTAGCGAATTGTCTCGATATGCACGCCTGTGCGGCGGGCGAGTTCGCCTATCGAAAGACCGCCCACGCAGAAACTCCTTGATCCTGTAGCGACTACAGGTGGCACATAGCGCCGAATCGCGCTGGAGACGAGACCTGACTGATCGAAGTGCCCCTTCCGTTATCCGACTGCAGGGACCCGAGCGAGGCGTCGCTGCCGTTGGAACGGCAGCCAGCTTGACCGCCCTGTTCTCTGCTGCTGCGTGCTGCGTGCTGCCTCTCGCGCTCGCCGGGCTAGGGCTCGGAGCAGGCGGTCTCGCTATATTCGTCCCCTACCGATGGCCGATGACAATCATCGCCTCGGTTCTGATCATTGCGGGTTGGATGCTCTACTTGCGCAAGCATCGCGCTTGCTCTGCTGACGCGGACTGTGCGGTGCCGGCGCCAAGTCGAGCCACGCTGGCGATGCTCGTGGGTGCGACGGTGATCGTCGTTATCAGCGCGTTGTGGGGTTTTATCGAGCAGCCGCTGATGCGCGTGCTGGGCGGCGCGTGATGCAGACAACCTCTACCATCACATGTCCCAAGTGCGGCGGCACTTCGGTCGAAACAATGCCGACCGATGCCTGCTGGTTTTTCTACGACTGCCGCCATTGCGGCGTGAAGCTCAGACCGCTTTCCGGCGATTGTTGCGTCTTCTGCTCCTTCGCAGATGTTCCGTGTCCGCCGATCCAGGAAGCCCAACAGTCCGGTTCGCCGTCCGGATGCTGCGGAGCTGGATAGCAGATATCCCCCGCGCCGCTCCGCTCGAGGCGGAGGACGCCGGTCGCACCTATGCGACTCTTGGGCGAGATCTACAGTCTCTCCGCACTATTCGTCGCAGAGCGCAAAGCTGACACGACGTCCAGATGAGAGGAAAGAAGGCTTCTTCTGATTGCCACGGGACAACCTCGTTCCGGCAATCGGGAGACACCTTATGTCCAGGTTTGAACGCCGCAGCGGCGGGCAATCCCCTGCTGCGCAAATCACCTCTGTGATTATCGAGAAACTCGAGCAGGGAACCAGACCATGGGTAAAGCCATGGCGCGGGGTACCGGTATCACGACCCCTGCGCAGTTGCGGCACGCCCTATCGGGGCATGAACACCTTCTGGCTGTGGATGATCGCCGAAGCGGCCGGGTTTCTGTCGCCCTACTGGATGACATACCGGCAATGCCAGAAGCTCGGCGGGCAGGTCCGCAAGGGCGAGAAGTCGACGATCGCGATCTTCTACAAGAGCTACGACAAGCAGGTGGAGCGCGAAGATGGCGAAGAAGGCACCGAGACGCGGCGTGTCCTGAAGGCCTATGCGGTCTTCAACGCCGACCAGTGCGATGGCTTGCCTGAGATGTACCGCGCCAGGCATGAACTCGAGCCGGTCGAGCCTGCGGGGCGGGAAGAGCGGCTCGACGCTTTCTTTTCAGAGGTGGGCGCTGAACTTCGGCATCAAGGAGCCGAAGCCTACTACGAGCCCATCCTGGATCGGATTACGATGCCGCCGGCGACGCTGTTCAATGGCTACGACCACTACTACGCAACGCTGGCGCACGAACTCTCGCACTGGACCGGACATGGCTCTCGCCTAGGTCGCGATCTCAAGAACCGCTTTGGAAGCGGATCCTACGCGGCCGAGGAACTGGTGGCGGAGTTGTCCGCCGCGATCCTGGGCGCCGAGCTCGGTCTGCCGGTCGCGCATCTCGACCACCATGCGAGCTACATCGCGCATTGGCTTGAGCTTCTGAAATCCGATGATCGAGCCATGCTCACGGCAGCCGCCAAGGCGGAAGAGGCTGCGAGCCTCATCCTGAAGCTCGGAGGGCGTTCGGGCGCCGGTAGCGAGGCTGCGGCAGCCGATCTCGCCGAAGCGGCTTGAGGGAGGTGGATGATGGGACGTTCCGTCAGCTATCCGTCCGGCGCAATCGTCGCCTTCCGTACTTTGGAGATCGAAGACGAGGATGATTGGGAGTGGGAATACGAGTGTCTCGTCGAGGAGGTGATCGAAACCGCGCGCAGCACCTTTCCCTCACTTGAACCCTGCGAGGGGTGGCGCGGCCGCGAAGATCGCATTCTGCTGCGCAACGCCTTTGCCGATTGCGGGATCTCCACCTACTGCGGACTTGCCGCCATCTGGCTCGCCGAGCGCGACGACAGCCGGTACTTGGAAGCCGATGCCTCTCATCCGCGGTCCGGGCGGGCGCAGCGCTGGCTTTCGCAGGTGGCGAGCCGGTTCGAAGCGACATTCGGTGAGCTACGCATGATTGGGCGGTTTTCGAACGGCGAGGCGTTATTTGAACGAAGTTCTGTTCAAATGAGCCCCTAAGAGCTATATCGTTCATATGAAAGGATTCGCCGATGGCAACGAGAGCCGCTGAAGTCGAGGAGGGAGATGGCAAGGTCCTGACCGCCGCAATCACAAGAATTGCGGAGTTCTGGGGCCTCACCAATGCCAAACTTGGTGCGGTTCTCGGGCTGTCTCAGGCCACCGTCTCGCGGTTGCGCTCGGGCAGGTCCGAGCTCGATCCGGCCAGCAAGTCGTTCGAAGCCGGCCAGTTTCTGCTTCGCCTGTTCCGCTCGCTCGATGCGCTGCTCGGCAGCGACGATTTGGCTGCTCGAGCCTGGCTCGCGACCCCAAATCTCGACCTCGAGGCACGGCCGCTTGACCTGATCGACAGCTTCAAGGGCCTCATGACGGTTTGCGACTATGTGGACGCCCACCGCGCTCGCGTCTGAGCTGCGCCGGTATCGCAGGACGGTCTGGCGTGTCGTCGAGGCGCAGCATCGCATCTCGACCAATCGCCTTGCCGCAACTCTCGCGGACCAGAAGCGGCTCGAAGAACTTGCCGATGCTGCCAAGCCCGATCTGCCCAAGGCAGCGCGCGGCCTGCACTACCTTCTCGCCTCGCCCTTTCGCTACGGCCACGGCGTTGCCAGCCGTTTTCGGCGCGCGAACGAGCGCCCCGGCATCTTCTATGCAAGCGAGGCCGAGCAGACCGCGATCACTGAAACCGCCTACTGGCGGCTCCGCTTCATCAGCCGCTCACCCGGGTTCGTCCCCGGCAACCGCACCAGCGAGCATCTGAGCTTCTCCGTTCCCGTCTCCATCGCCCGCTTGCTTGACACCACGCGCCCGCCTCTGTCGCGCGACAGCAAACGCTGGGCCGACCCGGTCGACTATTCCGCGTGTCAGGATCTCGCCGAGGCTGCTCGTGCCGCGGGCGGACAGGCGATCCGCTCGCCGTCGGCGCGCGATCCGCAGGGGATCAATCTCGCGCTGTTCGATCTCGCCTGCTTTGCCAAGGCCCAGCCCGATCACGGACGCGGCTGGCACCTGCGCCTCGAAGGCCGGCGCCTCACTGCACTGGCTGCGTTTCCTTCGGACGAGGTGCTGGAATTTACGGCCGAGCAGTTCGGGTTACCTTCGCTCGGCTGAAGCTCGACCCGCACGGTCCCTCTTCGCGGGGCCTGCCGGAGCCAGATTTCCTGCCTGTCCTGTTCGCTCGTGCGGGCCCTGGACCGGTCCGGTTCCGCCGCAACCCGCGCAAGGCTGCGGCCCGTGTGGCCCGCGCCAGCCTTGCCTTGCGGGGTTTCCCGCTGCGCGGTGCGGCGGCCCCCTCGACCCGGTCCCTTTTGGGCCCGGCGAACAGGCCGCAGGAAACTTCTCTTCCCCTGCGGCTGTCGCCTTCGCTCAGGAGGAATGACCCATGTACGACAGCTTCACCGCCCAGCTTGCCGGACTCGATCTGACCGGCTTTTCGGTTCAACCCGCACCTTTCAACGAAACCGATTTTCCCGCCGAACAGGCGAGCGCGCAAACCCTCGCGGCCGTCTGGTCGGACATGTTCGCCTTGTTCGCCGACACCGCGCTCGAGGCCGATGCCGAGGACATCGCCTGGGGCTTCGTCAATCTCTTCCACCGCGCGGCGACCCGCAAATCCGCGCAGGTCGATCGCGCGAGCGACGAGATCCGGGCGCTGCTTGCCGCGGCCGATGGCTCGGAAATCCACTCGAGCAACCTCGAAGAGCAGGTCGAGCGCGCGCAAGCAGCCGAAGCCAGCATGCTCGCTTTCGAGCACATGCGCGAGGTCGCGGCGATGCTGTACCGCGAAGAGACCGGGGCATCCTGGAAGCCGATGACGGGGTCGCGCATAGCGCAGGGAAGGAACCTCACCTCTGCGGTCATCGATGCGCGCGATTTCCTCAAGGTCCGCTCAGAACGTCGGCGAGCCGCACTCACGCCCGAAGGCACCGCCGTGGTCTTCGCCGGAGGACGCGCGAGCTTCGCCACGACCGAGGAGGCGAAGAGCTATGCGGACAACATCTGGGCCACGCTCGACCGAGTGCGTGAGCAGGTGCCCGATATGCTCCTCGTCCATGGCGGCGACGGCAAGGGCGCCGATCGGCTTGCAGCCGCTTGGGCCGAACGCCACGAGGTACAGCAACTGACCTTCGGTCTCGATCGCAGGCTGGGTGCCCGGGCCGGGTTCAAGCGCAACGAGCAGATGCTGGCGATGGCCCCGCGCTATGTGATCGCCTTTCCCGGCAATGGCGTCACCGAGCGTCTCGTCATCGAAGCCAAGGCACACCGCATCACGGTGGTCGATCGCCGCGGTCCGCTGGGCACTAAGCCTTCCGGCAGCTAAGCGCCCCGCTTGCTGCCGTTCAGGGGATGTCGTCGCATTCCCCCAGCAGACAATGAGGTGACCTCGACCGCCGCTGTGGGAGCGGCAGAAACTCGCGACCAGAATATCGCCATTCAGGATCGCGTGGGTGTTGTAACTGAACGGCAATCGAAATCGAGCTCAGGAAGCCATTGAATGTGCGAATTCAATCGTGTGGTCTCTTCAGAGACCTAGGCGAACAGCTTCAAGGCAAAGCTCATCGCCCGGCCTGTCCCGGCCGTCAGAGAACCTGCATGGTCCTCGCCTTCGAATGCTACATATTGCACTTCGCCGAGAGGCAAAGTCGACAAGTCCTCGGCGAACTCACGTGCGGCATCTACCATGCGAACCCATCGAATGGTGGCGCGCAGATCCTCCAAGTCCAAGCCGGCTGGCGCGGTTTGCGGATCGTCCTGCTCAGTCGATCCGACGCCGACCAGCACTCGAGGCCGCGCGCTGGTCTCAGCCAACCGCTTCACGAACTGCTGACGCTCTTTGAGCACGGCAAACTCATTCCACCACAATGAAGGGGCGATGATCGAAAACACCTCAAACGCTTCCGGCCGCTTCAGAAGCGCGTAGGCTGCGAATAGCCCGCCGAGTGAGAACCCATGCAGCATGAGCCGATCGGCCGACGCCTCGGGCACGCGGTCCCGCACCGCCGGCGCCAGCTCGTCTATGAGAAAGGCGAGGAACGCGTCTGCCCCGCCATATTCCGTGCCGGTCAGGGAGGTCATCGGGTTGCGGGCGTCCCTCGGGGTTTCGGGCGTGAAATCGACTGTCCGTGCCTGCAGGCTGTCGAACACGCCTCCAGCATAACCCACCCCCACGATGACGGCTGAATGAAGCGCTCCCATGGCCGAATACATGCTGACGCGCTCGACCGCGGTGCCGAACGTTAGAGAAGAGTCGAGCACAAAGAGTATCGGACAATTCTCAGGAGACCTGCCGGTCGCAAGGAGCGGCAGGGGCCGGGCCAAGCTGATATCGAAGGAGCGGCCCGTTTGGGCTGCCTCAATCGAAAAGCGTTCTGCTCGTTCGAGAGTGGCGGTCGGCATCATCATTCTCCTAAAGAGAGCAGCTTCTCTCTTTGCAATAGCTCGTGATCGCGGGTATGAGAAGAGCCAATGGGGTGAAGGATTGGATGCCGAAACGCAGCCGGGAGTATATGGACAGTCAGCGGCTTCGGTTCTGCGAGGCGGCGATGGCTTGTTTCAGTCGCAACGGCGTGGTGGCGACCAATCTCACCGATATCTGCGACGAGACTGGCCTCAGCATGGGCGCGCTCTACAAGCATTTCGCCAGCCGCGACGAGCTGTTGGTCGCGGTTTTGCAGCTCAGGCTTGAGCACCGGAACGCGCTGCTTCGCGGCGAGACTTGGGCCGAGTTGAGGGACGCCCTCCTTCGCTATCGGAACGATTTGGATGGATTGCCTTTCTGGCGCGAGCTACAGGCCATGGCCGACTGGAACGAGCGCTTGGCCGGCATCCGGGTCGAGCAGGCGGGCCTGATCCTTGCCCAGATCAAGGAGCAACTCGCGCGCTACGTCGCTACCGGCGAAATTAGCCCGGCGTTCGACCTGTCGCGGACGACGCAGCTGGTCAGCATCATATTTGAGGGTTCGCTCACCAGTGTGAGGTCGTCGGGCGATCTCCACATCGTTTTGGAAGACCTGGCCGACTATCTTGACCTGGCCGTGGGGGTGATCAGCGACTGAAGCGTCAGCGGTCGAAGATTTCGTCAGTCGCCGAGTCCGCTTTCTAATCCAGCCAGCCAGCGGTCGAGCAGAAATACGCCGAACCCGGTCGCGCCAGGCCCCGAGCGCGCAGTGCGCCGAGTGGCCCAAGCCGTGCCGGCGATATCGATATGTGCCCATTTCGTCCCGTGCGCGAATCGTTCGAGAAACTTAGCGCCCGCGGTCGATGAGCCGCCGCCCACCCCGAGAAACCCTACCGCGCCGAAGTTGGAGACATCGGCGACTGCGGAGTCGACGAGGTAATCCTGTGACGCGCTCAGCGGCATTCGCCATAGCGGCTCGCCGGCCACTTCGCCGGCACGCATCAACGCATTGGCCAAGCCGGCATCGGAGGCATAGAGGCCAGCAAACTCCTCATGAAGGACGCCGGCTATCATCCCCGTTAATGTTGCGATGTCGACGACGTACGCGGGCGCGTAGTTCTCAATTGCATAGGTGATCCCGTCAGCCAGAACGAGCCGCCCCTCGGCATCGGTGTTGACAATTTCCACGGTGAGCCCGGCGAGCGAGCGCACCACATCGCCAGGGCGGGCGCTACGACCATCGATGACGTTCTCTGCCATGGGAACGATGACAACGATATTGGTGCGCGCCTTACGGGAAGCGGCGAGTTCGATTGCGCCGAGCACCGACGCGGCGCCCCCCATATCAAACTTCATCTTCTCGATAATTGGCCGCGTCTTGATGTTGAGCCCGCCTGCATCGAAGGTCAGCCCCTTACCGACAAAAGCTGCGTCCCAGCCTTCGCGGGCAGGGTCACCACGCCACTCGGCTATGACCATCCGCGGTTCGTGTTCAGAAGAGCGGCCCACGGCCAACAGCGCGCCGGTACCCAGCTCTTCCAGCTCCGCCGGTCCGAGCACGCGTACCGAGACGCCATGCCTCTCAAGCGCCGATGCGGCTTCATCTGCGAACACAGCCGGGGTCAGCAGATTAGCGGGTTGCTCCACCCAGGCTCGCGCTCGGTTGATTGCTTCGGAGACACGCTGCGCCTCCTCGGCATGGACCATATCGGCTGAGTTGATCACCAGCCGCTCTGGTTGAAAGCCTGGCACCGCATCGCTTCGGCCCTGCTCGAGGCGATAGCTGTGGAGCAGTGCTCCTGTGAGCAATGACTGGAGAGCGTCGGGGCCGCCCAGATCATCGCAGCCCGGCAAGCGCACGCTCGCGATCCGCAGGGTCCGCATGGCGTCCACCAAGTGTCCGCCGGCGGCAAGCCATCGCTCGGTTGTGTCCGTACCCTCCGCACCAGTGCCGACCACAAGCAACCGCGGCAAGGCGTCGTCGCCCACGATGTCGAGCCAACGACCTTGATCCGGCGCAAAGTCCGCTGAGCGGATGGCGGCCGAGGCGCGGGGCCGCTGAGGATCAGCGCCGATTATCTCGCCCGATCCTCGCGCCGCAAATAAGGCCGTTGTCGACGGCGTCTCGTGCGAGACCATCATGAGGGTGTGCCAACTCGTCATCGCTTCACTAATACCCCTTGCACCGATAAAAGAAAGAGGACATAATCTTTTTATTGGATTGAGATTGGAGGGTGTCGATGAAACCTCAAGCTGGGCGATTCACCGGAATTTCCGTTACCGCGTTTCTCGTCAGCCTATCTGCGGTGCCTGCCTGGGGGCAGGCGTCCACGCCGGCTACAGCACCCTCGCAGGAACCGCAGCCGCCGGCCGCAGCCGCGACCGGTCCGGCCGAAACAGCCGATATCGTCGTGACCGCGCAAAAGCGGTCGGAGCGCCTGCTGGACGTTCCCGCGTCCGTCACCGCCCTTTCGAACGATACGCTGCTGGCGCGGGGCGCAGTCCGCTTCGAGGATTACCAAGCATACATTCCAGGCCTGTCGACCACGGCAGTCGCTCCCGGCTACAATCAGATCAATATCCGCGGAGTGACGACGGGTGCCAACCAGCTTTCGGCTACGGTGGGCACATATTTCGACGAGTCGCCGACCAATTCGAGCACCGCGGCCGCAATCGGCAACAGGCTGACGCCGGACCCCGACCTGCTCGACATTGCCCGGGTCGAGGTGCTGCGCGGCCCGCAGGGGACGCTTTATGGGGCCAACGCACTCGGCGGTGTCGTCAAATACGTATTCGTTCGCCCCGAGTTGAATGAGGTGCACGGACAGGCGCAGCTCGGCATCTCGTCGATCGCGCACGGCGAGACGGGCTATATTGCCCGCGCTGCAATCGGAACGCCGCTCGTCCAGGACACGCTTGGCGTGCGGGTCAGCGGCTTCTACACGCGCGATCCAGGTTTCATCGACAATGTCGCGACCGGCGAAGAAGACGTCGATACCTCGACCAACTTCGGCGGTCGGGTTGCGCTGCTGTGGAGGGCGAGCGACTGGCTGACCGCAACAGCTTCAGCTCTCTACCAGAAGCGCGATACGCAGGGGTTTCCGTCCGAAACCGTTTCTTCGACGACGCTTGAACCTGGCGCCGGCGAATATCGGCAATCCGTTGGCACCGACGAGTTCGTCAGAACGCGCTACCAGCTTTACAACCTCACGCTCGACGCCGACCTCGAGTTTGCGAATGTGGTTTCAGCGACGAGCTACGGACGACAGCAGGTCGACCTGGCCTTCGACTACAGCCCGAATCTGGGAACGGTTCTCGATCTGATCGGCATTCCAGGTGTCCCGTTTGTCTCGCTGCCGATCGACAATGAGGTGAAGAAGTTCACCCAAGAACTCAGGTTGGCCTCGCCCACCGGGAGGATTTTCGAATACATAGTTGGTGGTTACTACACGCACGAGCGCTCCCGCTCGCTCAACGGCGGCACGGCTTTCTTGGCGTCAGGCGAACCGGCGCCTGCCCCGATCAACCCGCTCCAGGAAGTCGACCTCCGGAACCGCTACCGCGAGTTCGCCGTGTTCGCGAACGGGACGATCAACTTCACCGATCGGTTCAGCGTGCAGGCCGGAGGGCGGTGGAGCCGCAACAAGCAGCGCTCGAGCGAGCCGTTGGAAGGACTATTGTTTGGACCCCTCGCCGGAACGATCATAGCCAACCGATCGTCCGAAAGTGCCTGGACCTTCGCAGTGTCGCCTCAGTTCAAGATCACCCGCGATCTCAATGTTTATGCACGCGTAGCAAAGGGGTTCCGTCCGGGCGGCGCGAACCTCGTCCTTCCCGGTGGCGGCGGCACGCCCACCTACAATTCGGACTCGCTGATCAACTACGAGACGGGCATCAAGGCTTCGCTGTTCGATCGGCGGCTCAGCCTCTCGACCGCAGCGTTCTGGATTGATTGGGAGGACATTCAGACGACCGCCAAGGACGCCATTGGGTTTAACTTCCTGATCAACGGCGGGCGCGCGCGAAGCCGCGGCATCGAAACCGAGGCGCGGTGGAACGCTGACGGCCTCAGCCTTGGCGCGAACTTGAGCTATATCGACGCCGAGACGCGCGAGGCGATACCGGCCGTCGGCGCGCAGCGCGGTGATCGCCTGCCCTATAGCCCGCGCTGGTCAGGCGCGATCACCGCCGACTATGAAGTCCCGGTCGACGGTAACATTCGGCCGACGATCGGCGGCGGCGTCCGCTACACCGGCTCACGGCAGGCTTACTATTCGCTGCCGACTGCGACCAATCCCGGCGACCTGCGACTGCCTGGCTATGCGCTTTTCGACCTTCGGGCTGGTCTTCGCTGGGACCGCTACGAAGTGAGCGTGTTTGCGCAGAACATCACGGATAAGCGCGCGATACTTTCGGCGCAGACGGAGGGAGCAAACCCGTTAACCGGCCTG
This window harbors:
- a CDS encoding TonB-dependent receptor, with product MKPQAGRFTGISVTAFLVSLSAVPAWGQASTPATAPSQEPQPPAAAATGPAETADIVVTAQKRSERLLDVPASVTALSNDTLLARGAVRFEDYQAYIPGLSTTAVAPGYNQINIRGVTTGANQLSATVGTYFDESPTNSSTAAAIGNRLTPDPDLLDIARVEVLRGPQGTLYGANALGGVVKYVFVRPELNEVHGQAQLGISSIAHGETGYIARAAIGTPLVQDTLGVRVSGFYTRDPGFIDNVATGEEDVDTSTNFGGRVALLWRASDWLTATASALYQKRDTQGFPSETVSSTTLEPGAGEYRQSVGTDEFVRTRYQLYNLTLDADLEFANVVSATSYGRQQVDLAFDYSPNLGTVLDLIGIPGVPFVSLPIDNEVKKFTQELRLASPTGRIFEYIVGGYYTHERSRSLNGGTAFLASGEPAPAPINPLQEVDLRNRYREFAVFANGTINFTDRFSVQAGGRWSRNKQRSSEPLEGLLFGPLAGTIIANRSSESAWTFAVSPQFKITRDLNVYARVAKGFRPGGANLVLPGGGGTPTYNSDSLINYETGIKASLFDRRLSLSTAAFWIDWEDIQTTAKDAIGFNFLINGGRARSRGIETEARWNADGLSLGANLSYIDAETREAIPAVGAQRGDRLPYSPRWSGAITADYEVPVDGNIRPTIGGGVRYTGSRQAYYSLPTATNPGDLRLPGYALFDLRAGLRWDRYEVSVFAQNITDKRAILSAQTEGANPLTGLDARATIARPRTIGVTFGAGF